TCCACGGCCTCGTGGATCCAGCGCTCCACCCGGAGGGCGTCATCCCGGCGGATCATGGGGCCCATCTGGGTGGCTTCCGCCAGCGGGTCGCCCACCGTGATGGCCTCCACCCGCGGTTTGAGGGCGTCGATCAGGTTGCCGTGGATCCGGTCGCTGACCAGCACCCGTTGGGTGGAGATGCACACCTGGCCGGCATTGGCGTAGCCCGAAACGGCAACGGCGCGCGCCACCAGGTCCAGGTCGGCATCCGGCATGATGATCAGCGGCGCGTTGGCGCCCAACTCCAGGGTGACCTTTTTGATGCCGGCCACCCGGCAGATCTGCTCCCCCGCATCGCGGCTGCCGGTGAAGCTGATCTTGCGCACCCGCGGGTCGGCGCAGAGCTTCGCCCCCACGGCGGCGCCCGAGCCGGTGATGCACTGGATGCCTTCCGGGGGAAGCCCGGCTTCCAGCAGCAGGCCGGTTAAATTCAGGGCGGTCAGGGGGGTGTCCGAGGGCGGTTTGGCGATCACGGCATTACCGGCTGCCAGCGCCGGGCCGACCTTGTGGCACAGCAGGTTGAGGGGGAAGTTGAAGGGCGTGATGGCGACCACCACGCCGCAGGGCACCCGCAGGGTAAAACCGAATTTGCCCTCACCGCCGGGGGCGGCGTCCAGGGGCAGGGTTTCCCCGCTGATGCGCCCGGCTTCCTCGGCCGAGAGGGTGAGGGTTTCGGTGGCGCGCTCGACCTCCACCCGCGCCTCGCCGATGACCTTGCCGCTTTCCTGGGTGATCAGGCGGGCGAACTCCTCCTTGCGGGCGGCCAGCATTTCGGCGGCTTTGTGCAGGATGCGGGCGCGCTCGCGGGCCGTCAGGGCCGCCATGACGCCGGCCCCGCGAGCTGCCCCGGCCAGGGCGGCCTCCACCTCGACCGGACCGGCGCTGGGGACCGTGTCCACCAGGCTGCCGTCAAAGGGGTTGTGGACCGCGATGGTCTCGGCGGCCGAGACCCACTTCGTGCCGATATACATTTCCATGAGGACCTCCTTTTGTGAAACTCTGAAACCAACCTAAAATGCGAACCAAAGCCGGAGGCGTCAACCGACTGCAGGGTTGTCCGCGCCGCCGGCAGGGGAGAAGCCCAATGAACTACGAGGAGATTTTGTTCACCAGCGAGAATCCCGTGGGGATTCTGACCCTTAACCAGCCCGCCGAAGCCAAGGCCCTGGGCCTGGTCAACCGGGTGGTGCCCCGGGAGGCCCTGGAGGCCGAAACCCTCGCCCTGGCGCGCCAGATCGCCGGCGCCAGTCGTCTGGTACTGGCCATCGGCAAACAGGGGTTTTACGACCAGATTGATCAGCCCGATGACGCGGCCCTGAATTACGCCAAGCACACCATCGCCCTGAACCTGGGCGGCGAGGATGCCCAGGAGGGGATCCGCGCCTACCTTGAAAAACGGACCCCCGAATGGAAAGACCGTTGAATCGCCGCCGCTTTCTGCCCCACGGCGGCGTCAGGCCCTAATGGGATGAAGCCTTACCCTGATTCCTATTTAAATTCCCTGCGGGAAACCGCGCGCAAGATCTCCCTGGTGGGCCATTCCGCCGAGGCGCTCAAAAACAGCGTGGCGGAGCTCAGCCAGAATCTCGAGGTCCTGGAGCTCTACGGGATCGAACTGCGGATGGAGGATTACGTCGGCCGGGCGGTCCACCTCTTTTTCCTGGGCAACTACGCACCGGCCCTGCAGAGCCTCGAAAAGGCGATTTCCCTGGCCCCCGATGACCCCGCCCTCTGGACCCACAAAGGGATCCTGCTGATCCGTCTGGGGCGGCTTTACGAGGCGCTTTTGGCCGCCCAGAAGGCCGTCGGCCTGGATCCCCGCAATGCCGCCGCCCGCACCTGCCAGGCATTGGCCCTGGAGGCCGCGCGGCGCTTCGGCGAGGCCCTGGCCGCGGTGGAGGCCGGCATCGCCTGCGCCCCGGATTACGCCCCGGCCTGGGCCCTCAAAAGCGGCATCGCTTGCCGCCTGGGCCGTTATGACGAGGGGCTCGCCGCCGGCCGGCAGGCTCTTTCGCTGGATGCCGCCAACCCCACCGCCTGGTACAACCTGGCGTGCCTGTTGGCGCTCAAGGGCGAGGTGCGCCAGTCCCTTTCGCACCTGGAGCGGGCGGTCGCCATCGACCCCGCCTGCAGCGCCATCGCCCGGCGTGACGAGGACCTGGCAATTCTCAGGCAGATGCCGGAATTCCGCCGCCTCACCGCCTGAGATGGGCGCTTGACAAACGTCCGGGGTCCACATAAAAAAACCCAACCTGCGGCCGGCGAAAAGCCGGCACGCGCGGGATGGGGGAAAAAAAGCCCGCTAAAGGGGGCTTCGCAAACGCTTCAACCTGCTGTCACAGAGAGCCTGCCATGCCGATCTACGAATTTTACTGCAGCCGCTGCAACACCATCTACAATTTCTTCTCGCGGCGGATCAACACCACCAAGGTGCCGGTCTGCCCCACCTGCGGCGATGTACCATTGAACCGTCAGGTCTCGGTCTTCGCCGTCACCGGCCGCGCCCGGGAAGACGGGGAGGCCGACGATCTGCCCTTCGATGAGAGCCGCATGGAAAAGGCCATGCAGATGCTGGCCGGCGAGGCCGACAAGATCAACGAGGATGACCCCCGCCAGGCGGCCGCCATGATGCGCAAACTCTCGGATGCCACCGGCCTGGAGCTCGGGGCGGGCATGCAGGAAGCCCTGCGGCGCATGGAGCGCGGCGAGGACCCGGATGCCATCGAGGCCGAACTGGGCGATCTGCTGGAAACCGAAGACCCCTTCCAACTGCCCGAAAAAAAAGGCGCCGGCAGCCCCGGGCGCCGTGCGGCGCCGCGGCGCGACGAAACCCTCTACGACCTATAGAGCGGCGGCGTCCATCTCGATTTCACCACGGTGCTTGGGACGCGTTGCGGGTTTGGGGGCC
The sequence above is a segment of the Desulfobacteraceae bacterium genome. Coding sequences within it:
- a CDS encoding aldehyde dehydrogenase family protein codes for the protein MEMYIGTKWVSAAETIAVHNPFDGSLVDTVPSAGPVEVEAALAGAARGAGVMAALTARERARILHKAAEMLAARKEEFARLITQESGKVIGEARVEVERATETLTLSAEEAGRISGETLPLDAAPGGEGKFGFTLRVPCGVVVAITPFNFPLNLLCHKVGPALAAGNAVIAKPPSDTPLTALNLTGLLLEAGLPPEGIQCITGSGAAVGAKLCADPRVRKISFTGSRDAGEQICRVAGIKKVTLELGANAPLIIMPDADLDLVARAVAVSGYANAGQVCISTQRVLVSDRIHGNLIDALKPRVEAITVGDPLAEATQMGPMIRRDDALRVERWIHEAVDGGARLVTGGSRQGNLLTPSLVAEVAPGMRLSCEELFGPAVALTRFDTLEEAIALANDSRYGLSAGIFTRNLDWAMKFVRQVQSGNLMVNWGTQWRADLMPYGGLKESGTGKEGPRYAIREMTEIKTVVMHL
- a CDS encoding tetratricopeptide repeat protein → MKPYPDSYLNSLRETARKISLVGHSAEALKNSVAELSQNLEVLELYGIELRMEDYVGRAVHLFFLGNYAPALQSLEKAISLAPDDPALWTHKGILLIRLGRLYEALLAAQKAVGLDPRNAAARTCQALALEAARRFGEALAAVEAGIACAPDYAPAWALKSGIACRLGRYDEGLAAGRQALSLDAANPTAWYNLACLLALKGEVRQSLSHLERAVAIDPACSAIARRDEDLAILRQMPEFRRLTA
- a CDS encoding zinc ribbon domain-containing protein encodes the protein MPIYEFYCSRCNTIYNFFSRRINTTKVPVCPTCGDVPLNRQVSVFAVTGRAREDGEADDLPFDESRMEKAMQMLAGEADKINEDDPRQAAAMMRKLSDATGLELGAGMQEALRRMERGEDPDAIEAELGDLLETEDPFQLPEKKGAGSPGRRAAPRRDETLYDL